From Acidipropionibacterium acidipropionici, one genomic window encodes:
- a CDS encoding SDR family NAD(P)-dependent oxidoreductase, with the protein MDLGIAGRTALVTGADSGIGWHTAKELLGEGARVVLTDLEEEPLREAAQQLDAAPGRCMWYPADITSTESLEALRHFVETSFGDIDILVQSAGITGAQGRFHEISDQGWVDTLTTDLLGPVRVLRQFLPALRRGGWGRVVLLASEDAVQPYDDELPYCTAKAGILALAKGLSRSYAREGLLVNAVSPAFIHTPMTDAMMERRAAQLEVTRDEAVESFLDEERPFMELKRRGTPEEVAAVIAFLCSDRASFVNGSNYRVDSGSVATI; encoded by the coding sequence ATGGACCTCGGCATTGCGGGAAGAACGGCACTGGTCACCGGAGCCGATTCGGGGATCGGATGGCATACCGCCAAGGAGCTGCTCGGCGAGGGCGCCCGGGTCGTGCTCACCGATCTGGAGGAGGAGCCGCTGCGCGAGGCTGCCCAGCAGCTCGACGCTGCGCCGGGGCGCTGCATGTGGTACCCCGCCGATATCACCAGCACCGAATCGCTCGAGGCGCTCCGCCATTTCGTGGAGACCTCCTTCGGCGATATCGACATCCTCGTCCAGAGCGCCGGCATCACCGGCGCCCAAGGACGGTTCCACGAGATCTCAGACCAGGGCTGGGTCGACACTCTCACAACCGACCTCCTGGGGCCGGTGCGCGTCCTGCGGCAATTCCTGCCCGCACTGCGCCGGGGCGGGTGGGGGCGCGTCGTCCTGCTGGCCTCCGAGGACGCCGTCCAGCCCTACGACGACGAGCTGCCCTACTGCACGGCGAAGGCCGGCATCCTGGCACTGGCGAAGGGACTGTCACGCAGCTACGCCCGCGAGGGCCTGTTGGTCAACGCCGTCTCTCCGGCCTTCATCCACACGCCGATGACCGATGCCATGATGGAGCGCCGCGCCGCTCAGCTGGAAGTGACGCGCGACGAGGCCGTCGAGTCCTTCCTCGATGAGGAACGTCCCTTCATGGAGCTCAAGCGGCGCGGAACCCCGGAAGAGGTCGCCGCCGTCATCGCATTCCTGTGCTCGGACCGCGCCTCCTTCGTCAACGGATCGAACTACCGGGTGGACTCCGGATCAGTCGCCACCATCTGA
- a CDS encoding SDR family oxidoreductase: MPDISQLTFQDPVTRYPVITPPKQDQPEPGLDAELIPRTDRGEDSYVGTGRLQGRKALITGADSGIGAATAIAFAREGADVALSYLPEEQQDAQDVAELIERAGRRVIALPGDVADPEFCRRVVEDARNGLEGLDALVNNAGRQIFSESIEDISDEQLIGTFEVNILAQFRISRAAAPVLPPGSTIVNTTSIEAYQPNPTLLDYASTKGAINTFTKGLAQQLAPRGIRVNAVAPGPIWTPLQVSQGQPKEKLPNFGKNTPLGRAGQPTEVAPAYVFLTSSESSYVIGETLNVNGGRPTP, translated from the coding sequence ATGCCGGACATTTCACAACTCACCTTCCAGGACCCCGTGACCCGCTACCCCGTCATCACACCGCCGAAGCAGGATCAGCCCGAACCAGGTCTTGACGCAGAGCTGATACCCCGGACCGATCGCGGCGAGGACAGCTATGTCGGGACCGGACGCCTCCAGGGCCGCAAGGCCCTCATCACCGGGGCGGACTCGGGCATCGGCGCGGCCACCGCGATCGCCTTCGCTCGTGAGGGGGCCGACGTCGCGCTGTCCTACCTTCCCGAGGAGCAGCAGGACGCCCAGGACGTCGCAGAACTCATCGAGCGGGCCGGTCGCCGCGTCATCGCGCTGCCCGGGGATGTCGCCGACCCCGAGTTCTGCAGGCGTGTCGTCGAGGACGCCAGAAACGGCCTGGAGGGCTTGGACGCGCTGGTGAACAATGCCGGACGCCAGATCTTCAGCGAATCGATCGAGGACATATCCGACGAGCAGCTGATCGGCACCTTCGAGGTGAACATCCTGGCTCAGTTCCGGATCTCGCGGGCCGCCGCGCCGGTCCTGCCCCCGGGTTCGACGATCGTCAACACCACCTCCATCGAGGCCTATCAGCCGAACCCGACCCTGCTGGACTACGCCTCCACCAAGGGTGCGATCAACACCTTCACCAAGGGCCTCGCCCAGCAGCTCGCACCACGCGGCATCCGAGTCAACGCGGTGGCCCCCGGCCCCATCTGGACACCCCTTCAGGTGTCGCAGGGGCAACCGAAGGAGAAGCTGCCCAATTTCGGGAAGAACACCCCCTTGGGCCGAGCGGGCCAGCCCACCGAGGTGGCCCCGGCCTACGTCTTCCTCACCTCTTCGGAATCCAGCTATGTGATCGGCGAGACGCTCAACGTCAATGGCGGACGACCCACGCCCTGA
- a CDS encoding NAD(P)/FAD-dependent oxidoreductase has product MRNYEYLIIGGGMVADGAARGIRELDPDGSIGILSADVDPPYTRPALTKKLWTDPSFGWDQVPLGTPLATGADLDLETEVTSIDRKKHQVRSAEGQTVGYERLLLATGVHPRQLDNAQDDAVIYFRSAADYHRVRRLATPGRRFVIVGGGYIGSELAAALIGQECEVTLVFPEKTLGASMFPSGIASGYQRLFTDAGVQILPGRQASAVGRDGRVTVVTLDDGNALEADAVIAGLGTVPACGLAESADLEVDDGIVVDARLRTSDRSIWAAGDVASYPDTILGRTRVEHVDSARKMGHAVGRSMAGDPEPYAYTPYFYSVVLGVSWQAVGTLDPSLEVLETRTGDGKPVVIYLNSAGEPVGVLLWQAEGRLDAARMLLAHRPTDREEIARSIR; this is encoded by the coding sequence ATGAGGAACTACGAGTATTTGATCATCGGAGGCGGCATGGTCGCCGACGGGGCGGCACGGGGCATCCGGGAGCTGGATCCCGACGGAAGTATCGGGATTCTCAGCGCCGACGTCGACCCGCCGTACACCCGGCCGGCCCTCACCAAGAAGCTGTGGACCGATCCGAGCTTCGGATGGGACCAGGTGCCGCTGGGCACCCCGCTGGCGACCGGCGCTGATCTCGACCTGGAGACCGAGGTGACTTCGATCGACCGTAAGAAGCATCAGGTGCGGTCAGCAGAGGGACAGACCGTCGGTTATGAGCGACTGCTCCTGGCCACCGGCGTCCATCCCCGGCAGCTGGACAATGCCCAGGACGACGCCGTCATCTACTTCCGGAGTGCCGCGGACTACCACCGGGTGCGCCGCCTGGCGACCCCTGGACGCCGGTTCGTCATCGTGGGCGGGGGCTATATCGGCTCCGAGCTGGCCGCGGCACTCATCGGTCAGGAGTGCGAGGTGACCCTCGTGTTCCCCGAGAAGACTCTCGGGGCCTCGATGTTCCCCTCCGGTATCGCGTCGGGTTATCAGAGACTGTTCACCGACGCTGGAGTACAGATCCTGCCGGGCAGGCAGGCCTCCGCCGTCGGCAGGGACGGCCGGGTGACGGTCGTGACCCTTGATGACGGCAACGCCTTGGAAGCCGACGCGGTGATCGCCGGGCTGGGCACCGTCCCCGCCTGCGGGCTCGCCGAGTCGGCCGACCTGGAGGTCGACGACGGAATCGTGGTCGACGCCAGGCTGAGAACCTCGGACCGCTCGATCTGGGCTGCTGGAGATGTTGCCTCCTACCCGGACACGATCCTGGGACGCACCCGGGTGGAACACGTGGACAGCGCGCGGAAGATGGGGCACGCCGTGGGCCGTTCGATGGCGGGAGACCCCGAGCCCTACGCGTACACGCCGTATTTCTACTCGGTGGTCCTGGGCGTGAGCTGGCAGGCCGTCGGCACCTTGGACCCGAGTCTGGAGGTGCTGGAGACCCGGACCGGAGACGGGAAGCCGGTGGTCATCTACCTCAACAGCGCCGGTGAACCTGTCGGCGTCCTGTTATGGCAGGCCGAGGGCAGGTTGGATGCCGCTCGCATGCTGCTGGCCCACCGTCCGACCGATCGTGAGGAGATCGCCCGGAGCATCCGGTGA
- a CDS encoding Dps family protein, with amino-acid sequence MSDRLQINVPRPTGATETARENAEHGVTASAGLAGNLQRVLVDLIALHLVGKQAHWNIVGPNFRDLHLNLDEVVDAARGASDVIAERMRALHATPDGRPSVVAGTTTLPDLPQGEVTTHEAIDLVVEAIEAAVGTMRAVHDDVDAEDPTTADLLHDHIAALEQQAWFISAETRTPERA; translated from the coding sequence ATGTCTGACCGACTTCAGATCAACGTCCCCCGGCCGACCGGGGCAACCGAAACCGCCAGGGAGAACGCGGAACATGGTGTCACCGCGTCTGCCGGGCTGGCCGGCAACCTGCAGCGGGTCCTGGTGGATCTCATCGCGCTGCATCTTGTGGGCAAGCAGGCCCACTGGAACATCGTCGGGCCGAATTTCCGGGACCTTCACCTCAACCTCGACGAGGTGGTCGACGCGGCCCGCGGCGCCTCCGATGTCATCGCGGAACGGATGAGGGCACTGCATGCCACCCCTGATGGCCGCCCGAGCGTGGTGGCCGGCACGACGACGCTGCCCGACCTCCCCCAAGGAGAGGTGACGACCCATGAGGCGATCGACCTAGTGGTCGAGGCCATCGAGGCCGCGGTGGGGACGATGCGAGCCGTCCATGACGACGTCGACGCCGAGGATCCGACAACCGCCGATCTGCTCCACGACCACATCGCGGCACTGGAGCAGCAGGCATGGTTCATCAGCGCCGAGACCCGGACGCCCGAGCGCGCCTGA